The sequence TGTCCCGCGCAATGCGCAACGAGTCACTTGTCTACGGATGCCTCCCGACGCTTCGCGGCGCCGGAGGAGGCGCTTCGGCGGTTCTGGATCGGTAAGTACTTGCTCAGAAGCCTCGGCTCCGGTTTCGCGTCTCGGGCATTCGGTTCCGGCTCGACGGACGCTTGGCGGTCGCATGACTCGACGAGCTCCCAAGAGACGGCAGGAAGCAGCCTCGGCTCCCCTTCGGCAGCCGGTTTCCTTGCGCATGTTCCCGCAGACGACGCTTGGACGTCCCTTCTGCTGTCCTACCTCCCGACCGTAGTTGGTTTCAGCTCTGCGCTGATGGGCATCGGTCTGTTGCTCGCAGGTTCCGCCTGATCGCGGTCGCGATCGGGAACCGGCGAACGTTACGTGATTCTCGCAAAGGAGCAACGGGACATGGGTCGTCGTTTGTATGTCGGGAACCTCAACTACCGCACGACCGAGGACGTCCTCGGACACGCCTTCGCCGAGTTCGGGAACGTGATGGATGTCACGGTCATCGAAGGCAAGGGCTTCGGCTTCGTCGAGATGGAGACGGACGAGGACGCCACGAAGGCTCGCGAAGGTCTGAACGGCAGCGAGTTGGACGGTCGCACGATCCGCGTCGATGAGGCGCGTCCGCGTCCTGAGCGTGGCGCTGGCGGTCCTCGTGGCGGCGGCGGGTACGGCGGCGGTGGTGGTTTCGGTGGCGGCGGTCGTGGCGGCGGTCGCGATCGCTGGTAGAGAACGTGCCCGTTCTGTCCTTCGGGACGCGGGCGACGATGGGGGCAGGGGGTTCCTGCCCCCCGGCAGCGTAGATCGAGTCACTTGTCAACGGACGCCTCCGGGCGCTCAACGCGCCGCGCGAGGCGCTTCGGCGGTTCGGATCGGTAAGTGTTTGTCAGAAGAAACGGCTCCGGCTACGTGTCTGGCATCGGCAACGTCCTGACAGATCACGCGTGGAAGTCCCTTCTGGCTCTGCCCCTCCCGACCGTACGACTATGCAAGCCATGCGGGCCTAATGCCCGCCGCCGTGCTTTCAGCCCCGAAGGCTGTCCGCCGGCGCAGATTTCCATGTCTCTCTGTTAGGAGCATCACGCAATGGGCAAGCGCCTTTACGTTGGCAACCTGAACTACCGCACGACCGAGGACGTCCTGGGACACACGTTCGCCCTCTACGGCAACGTCATGGACGTGACGGTCATCGAAGGCAAGGGCTTCGGCTTCGTCGAGATGGAAACCGACGAGGACGCCGCGAAAGCCCGCGAGGAACTCAACGGAACCGAGCTCGAAGGTCGCACGATCCGCGTCGATGAGGCGCGTCCGCGTCCCGAGCGGGGTTCCCGCATGGGCGGGTTCGGCGGCTACGACAGCCGCGACCGCTGGTAGAACACGTGCCCGGTCAGTCCTCACGGACGCGGGCGTGAACGGGGCAGGATCGCTCCTGCCCCTCGCACCATCGATCTCGAAGGTTCGATATCATGCCTCCCTGCGCCGAAACGCGCCGGAGCAGGCGGCTTGGCGGTTATGGATCGGTAAGCGCATGTTAAGAAGCCATGGCTTCGCGTACCTGTCTGAATACGGGCAACGCTCTGACAGAGAACACATGGAAGTCGCTTCTGGCACTTTCCCTCCCGACCGTGTTTGGTTAGCGACTCAGGGCATTGTGCCCACTCGCCGAGAATCGTCCCATGACGGGAGATGACGGCGTCGACTTCCGTGACACTCTGTTAGGAGCTACGCGCAATGGGTAAGCGACTCTACGTCGGCAACCTGAACTATCAGACGACGGCTGACACGCTCGGACATGCCTTCGCCGAACACGGCAACGTGATGGATGTCACTGTCATCGAGGGCAAGGGTTTCGGCTTCGTCGAGATGGAAACCGACGAAGACGCCGCGAAGGCTCGCGAGGGCCTCAACGGCACCGAGCTTGACAGCCGCACGATCCGCGTCGACGAAGCCCGTCCGCGTCCGGAGCGAGGCTCTGGCGGCGGGTATGGCAGCCGCGACCGCTGGTAGTCCAGCGTTCCGCGTGATACGCAAACGCAACGAAGGGCGGGGAACACCCGCCCTTCTTCTTGTGCTCACTTCAGGCTAGTAGTTGCTCGTGAGCCCGAGTCGGGCTACGCTCAACGAGCTTCCACGCGGCGCGGCTACCGACTTGCTCCCTCTGTACCGCGAGCAGCCGTCCATTCACGGAGGCTCCCCATGCTCCCCGTCCTGATGACCCTCTTCGCCGCCGTCCCGGTCGTCGAACCATCGGACAAGCCGATCCTGGACGCGTTCCTCCGGCACGTCGACGCGTCCGAGCCGTACGGAGCCGTCGAACGCCTGCGCGAGTTCGCGGAACAGCCCGAAGACATCGTCTGGCAGGGCTCCAAGTACGTCCGCATGCCGCTCATCGCGTATCGACTGACGGGCGAGGCGGACTACTTCCGCGCGTTCGCCGAGCGGCTGGGGAACCTCTGCTCGCTGCTGACCGCCGACGGGAACGGCTATCTCGGCTGGTACGGCTTGCCTTACGACCTGTTCCGCGACCCCGAAGCGCCGGACACGCGCACGGACGTCATCCTCACGGACTTCGTCGTCGCCGGGATCATCGCGGAGTTCGCGCAGGTCGCCTCGCAGCCTGAGCTCGCGGACGAGTTCGGAGCCGACGCCGCGCGGTATCTGGACATC comes from Candidatus Poribacteria bacterium and encodes:
- a CDS encoding RNA-binding protein → MGRRLYVGNLNYRTTEDVLGHAFAEFGNVMDVTVIEGKGFGFVEMETDEDATKAREGLNGSELDGRTIRVDEARPRPERGAGGPRGGGGYGGGGGFGGGGRGGGRDRW
- a CDS encoding RNA-binding protein, coding for MGKRLYVGNLNYRTTEDVLGHTFALYGNVMDVTVIEGKGFGFVEMETDEDAAKAREELNGTELEGRTIRVDEARPRPERGSRMGGFGGYDSRDRW
- a CDS encoding RNA-binding protein, whose protein sequence is MGKRLYVGNLNYQTTADTLGHAFAEHGNVMDVTVIEGKGFGFVEMETDEDAAKAREGLNGTELDSRTIRVDEARPRPERGSGGGYGSRDRW